A window of Strix aluco isolate bStrAlu1 chromosome 11, bStrAlu1.hap1, whole genome shotgun sequence contains these coding sequences:
- the BRK1 gene encoding protein BRICK1, whose product MSVQEDPVQREIHQDWANREYIEVITSSIKKIADFLNSFDMSCRSRLATLNEKLTALERRIEYIEARVTKGETLT is encoded by the exons atGTCGGTGCAGGAGGACCCGGTGCAGCGGGAGATCCACCAGGACTGGGCCAACCGCGAGTACATCGAGGTGATCACCAGCTCCATCAAGAAGATCGCGGACTTCCTCAACTCCTTCG ACATGTCGTGCCGGTCCCGGCTGGCCACCCTGAACGAGAAGCTGACGGCGCTGGAGCGCAGGATCGAGTACATCGAGGCCCGG GTCACCAAGGGCGAGACGCTGACATAG